From Corvus cornix cornix isolate S_Up_H32 chromosome 1A, ASM73873v5, whole genome shotgun sequence, a single genomic window includes:
- the ARL1 gene encoding ADP-ribosylation factor-like protein 1, with protein sequence MGGFFSTIFSSLFGTREMRILILGLDGAGKTTILYRLQVGEVVTTIPTIGFNVETVTYKNLKFQVWDLGGQTSIRPYWRCYYSNTDAVIYVVDSCDRDRIGTSKSELVAMLEEEELKKAILVVFANKQDMEQAMTPTEMANALGLPALKDRKWQIFKTSATKGTGLDEAMEWLVEALKSRQ encoded by the exons ATGG GGGGCTTTTTCTCCACCATCTTTTCCAGTTTGTTTGGAACTCGAGAGATGAGGATTCTCATCCTGGGGCTGGATGGAGCAGGAAAAACAACCATTCTCTACAGGTTACAAGTTGGAGAAGTTGTGACCACCATTCCGA CCATTGGCTTCAATGTTGAGACGGTGACCTACAAGAATCTGAAATTTCAAGTCTGGGACTTAGGAGGACAGACAAGCATAAG gcCCTACTGGCGGTGTTACTATTCGAACACAGACGCTGTCATTTATGTAGTGGACAGCTGCGATCGAGACAGAATTGGCACTTCAAAATCAGAGCTTGTTGCTATGTTAGAG gAAGAAGAGCTGAAGAAAGCCATTTTGGTGGTGTTTGCAAATAAACAGGACATGGAACAGGCCATGACTCCCACAGAAATGGCAAATGCCCTTGGCTTACCAGCTTTGAAGGACCGAAAATGGCAGATATTCAAAACCTCTGCAACTAAAGGCACGGGGCTTGATGAAGCAATGGAATG GTTGGTGGAGGCCTTGAAGAGCAGACAGTGA